The Miltoncostaea marina DNA window TGCGCGCGCGGCTCGAGGTGGTGGCGCGGGACCGCGCCGGCAACCGCCGGACCGCGGCCCGCAGCCTGATCCTCCGAGGGCGCTAGCTGTAGTCGGCGGGAGCGTTCTTCCGTCCGGGCCTCCTTGGAGGCTGCGGGTTGCGAGCCAAGCAACCTGCCGAAGGAGACCCGGCGGTGACACTTCATCAGAACGCCAGGACGTGCCCGGCGTCGCGTCGGCTCTTGTGCCGACGCGTCGAGCAGGAGGGATGGACGCTGAGGGCGGCCGCCGAGGCGGCCGGCCTCAGCGAGCGCCGTGCCAGGGAGTGGCTGCGGCGCCACCGCGCCGGCGACCGCGAGCTGTGCGATCGGCCCTCGGTCGCCCACCAGATCGCCGGCCGCACGCCGCCCGAGGTCGAGGAGGCGATCTGCGCCCTGCGTGAGCTGCGCTTCTCGGGCGCCCGGATCGCCGCGGTGCTGGGTCTTCCCGAGCGCACCGTGCGGGCGGTGCTCGCCCGCGCCGGCCTCAGCCGCCTTGCGGCGCCGGACGCGGGCGAGCCGGCTCGCCGCTACGAGCGGCCGACGCCGGGCGAGCTGGTCCACATCGACGTCAAGAAGCTCGGACGCATCGAGCGCCCCGGCCACCGCGTCCACGGCGATCGCACCACCCGCGCTCGCGGGGCCGGCTGGGAGTTCCTGCACGTCTGCGTCGACGACTGCACCCGCCTGGCCTACGCCGAGGTGCTCGCCGACGAGCGCACGGACACCTTCTGCGCCTTCCTCGAACGGGCCCGGGCACACTTCGCCGCCCTGGGGATCGGGATCCGGCGCCTCATGACCGACGGATGAAAGTCAACCTCTCTCGACGCACCTCCGACCTCGTGAGATGGTCGACGTGGGCGCGGGTGATCCCTGAGCCGAAGAGCAGGGCTCGGAGATGCAAGCCCTGTCGCGCTGGCTTTGCCGCACTGACGGCCTCAGAGTCGCTCTCCAGTGGTGGCACCCGCGCCCCTCGTGCGTCCCCAGTCGGCGATCATCCGCCGGTAGGCGGCCTCAGCGCCGAGGGCGACCTCCCGCTCGGCGGCGCGCTGGGCGGGCCCGGGCCTCCAGGGCCCGTCGGGGCCCGAGCGGCCCTTGTGGGGCGCAGCGCCGGCCGCGAGCTCGAGCGCCCGCCGCTTGCGGCGCACGGTGGACGGCATCGCGAAGGCGTAGTCCTCCTCGCGGGTGAGCAAGTGCCAGAACAGGCTCGCCAGCTTGCGCGCCAGCGCAGTCGCGGCGACCTGCGGCCCGCGTCGAGCGCCGATGCGCTCATAGAACGCGCGAAGCGGCCCGGGCAGGCGCGCCGCCCGCCAGGCCGCCTGACCGAGGACCTGGCGCACGGCGCCGGCGCCCTGCTTGGAGATGTGTCCGCCGCGGGCGGTCGACTCGCCCGATTGGTGCACCCGCGGGTCGAGGCCCAGGTAGCCGACCAGCCTGCGCGCGTCCGGGAAGCGGCGCACGTCGCCGACGTGGGCGAGGAAGGTCGCGGCGACCACGATGTTCACGCCGGGAACGCTGAGCAGGCGGCGGGCCTCGGGCGAGCCCACCAGCCGGCGGGCGAGCGCCCGATCGAGCTCAGCGACCTCGACATCGAGCGCGTCGATCTGGCGCAGGCAGCCCGCCAGCGTGATCGCCTCCTCTTCGGGCAGCTCGAGCGCCTCCAGCCAGCGGCGGCCGGCGGCTCCGAAGGCGTCGGTGACCGGCGGCCGAGGACAGAGGTTGCGCGAGAGCACCGCATGGACCTCGTTCTTGGCCCGCGTGCGCGCCCTCACCACCGCCGCCCGGCGCGCGACCAGGCGCCGAAGGGCCCGTGTCGGCTCGTCGGGCGTCCAGACGCCGGTGAGCACTCCGGCCGCCAGCAGCCGAGCGAGCGTGCGGGCATCGATCTGATCCGTCTTGGCGCGGGCGGCGATCTGGCCGAGCCGGCGCGGGTTCACCACAACGACCTGGCCGGCGTGGGGCTCGATGATCCGGGCGACAGCCGCGGCTGGGCCGGTGGCCTCGATGGCCACGACGTCCTGCGCCTGCAGGCCGGCGGCGAAGCGCCTCAGGTCGTCGACTCTGCTCGCTATGCGCTCCTGCCGTTCCGCCCCCTCGGAATCGACGATGCAGACCTGGCAGGCGTCGCGGTGGACATCCATGCCGATGAACCTCATCGGATCCTCCCCATGCGTGATCAAAGGAGGGAGGAAGGCGGGCGAAGCGACAGGGACGGATTCGTGCTCGCGGCACACCCGGGCGGGTCGCAGGGGCGGCCAGGGACAACGTCGGGCTCGCAGCCCATCGGTTAACGCGGCCTGCCCTACCTGCTCCTCCCGGAAGCCCCGGGACCCGGGAGACGAGCCTATGTCCGCCGAGCCGGGAGCCTCCAGGGCGGAGTTTCATGCCCCGACAACGGGTCCGCCTACCGCTCTCACCGGCACGCCGCCCTGTGCCGCGAGCTCGGCATCCGCCACCTGTTCACCCGCCCCTACCGACCTCGCACAAACGGCAAGGCGGAGCGCCTGATCCAGACCCTCCTTCGCGAATGGGCCTACGCCGCCGCCTACCCGACCAGCGCCGCCCGGACCCGCGCCCTCGCCGGCTACCTGGACTGGTACAACACGACCCGCCCGCACAAGTCACTCGACGGCAAACCGCCCGTCGAACGACTTGCCGAGCGGATCAACGCTGCTGCCGCCGACAGCTAGCGGCGCACGTCCGCCCGGCAGCGGGCCACCGCGGCGCGCAGCTGGGCCGCGGTGCGTGCCCGGCGGAAGCTGCCCGTGGTGTCCTTGGCGATCCGCGCCAGCAGCCGCCCGGCGTCGCGGTCGACGCCGCCGCCGTAGCCGATCGCGCAGACCGGCCACGAGCGCGGCGTGCCGTTGACCGCCAGGCGCAGGTGCCCGTTGTCGTACTGCTCGAGGGTGTGCGGGCCGTCGGTCACGAAGATGATCTGCTTGACGGTGCGGGGCTTGAGCGGGCGGGCGCTGAGCGCCTCGCGGGCGGCCGCGAAGCCGGCGCCGAAGTCGACCCCGCTCACCCGCGACAGCCGCCCTGCCCGAGCGCGCCGGGCGAGGGCCGCGCCGCCACGGTCGGAGCTGATCGTGGTGCGCGTGAAGAGCGTGGTGGCGGTGCCGGCGAAGGCGATGCCGGCCACCCGGTCGCCGCGCCGCGAGGCGGCGGTGACCGCCCGCACGATGTCGGCCCGGCGGGCGCGGCCCGAGCCGCGGTTGCCGAGCAGGCCGGTGGTGTCGATCACCACGGCCACGTCCTGCGGGACGGAGGTGCGGGCCGGCTTGGCGGGCCGGCGCACGATCAGCCGTCCGAGCGAGCGGCCGCCGGTGCCCTCCGGGCTGACCCAGTTGAGGCGCAGCGGGTAGGAGCCGGGCCGCGAGGGGGCCCGGAAGCGGAAGCCCAGCCGCGAGACGCCGGTGCCGAGCACGCGCCCGCCGGTCGTCGTGACGCTGAGGGTGGGCGCCTCGAACGGGACGAGCATGTCGAGGGCGAAGCGCCCGCCCGGCGTGGCGACGAACTGCGGGCGGTCGAGGCGCACGTGCCCGGTGACGGCGGCGCCCTCCGGCTCGCGGGCGGCGCAGTGCAGGCGCGCGTCGAGCGTCATGCGCAGGTCGAGGACGCCGTCGGCGACCGGCTGGGGGTTGGTCGCCGTCGCGGCGCCCTGGGCGCCGGTGCGGCAGGTGAGCGTGGAGGTGGTGACCGTGTAGGGCCCCGGCGTGGTGGTGAGACCGGTGCCGCTGACGATGGCGAACTCGCCCAGGTGGTTCGTGTTGTCGCGCGCCGCCACCGTGCCGTCCGGGGCGACCGCCTCGACGGTCACGCCCGGCACCGGCGCGCCCTGCGGCGTGCGCACGGTGCCCGTGATGTCGGCGTGGGCCGTCGCCGTCGCGCCCAGCGCCAGCACCGCGCCGAGCGCCGCGCCGCGCCGCGCGAGCCGCCGCCCAGAAGAGCTGCCTGTCATCCCCAACGCCCCCGTCGTCCGATGGATCCGGCGGTCCTCTCCGCCGCCGCGGCGAGCCTACCCGCGCGCCCGCCGATGCGGACGCCCGCCGGGTGCGCGCCGCGCCGTAGGCTCCCGGCGTGCGGCTCGGCGTGCACCTGCCCCAGTTCCGCGACCCGGTGCCGGGGCCCGTGCTCGCCGCCGCCCGCGCGCGACGCCGAGGACGCCGGCGCGGACGACCTGTGGGTCTCCGACCACGTCCTCATGCCGATCGGCAGCGAACGGCCGCCGGCCGTGTTCCACGACGCCCTGACGACGCTCACCTGGGCGGCCGCCGCCACGCGGCGCGCCGGGCTCGGCACCAGCGTGCTGGTCGCGCCCTACCGCCATCCGCTGCTGCTCGCCAAGGCGCTCGCGAGCCTCGACGCGCTGTCGGGCGGGCGGGTGGTGTGCGGCCTGGCGTCGGGCTGGATGGCGAGCGAGTTCGCCGCCCTCGGCGTGCCCTTCGGCGAGCGCGGCCGGCGCACCGACGAGACGATCGCCGCCATGCGGGCCCTGTGGCGCGGCGAGCCCGCCTTCCGCTGGCGGGGCGCGACCGTGGAGGGCCACCGGCTGCTGCCGCCCCCGGCGCGGCCGGGCGGCCCGCCGCTGTGGATCGGCGGCGACTCGGACGCCGGGGTGGCCTGCGCGGCGCGCGCCGGCGACGCCTGGCACACGACCACCTGGCGGCCCGAGAAGCTCGCGCCACGGCTGCGGGCGCTCGACGCCGCCCTGCAGGCGGCCGGTCGGCGCCGCGGCGACCTGCTGGTGTCGGTGCGGGTGCGGGCGGACGTCGCGGCGGTGCGCGACCTGGCGCCCCGCCTGGCCGCCCTGGGCGTCGACCACCTGCTCGTCGACCCGCCGGCGCTCCGGCCGGAGCGCCTCGGCGACGAGGTGGCCGAGCTGCGGCGCATCACGGCCTGACCGGCGCCGGGTTGGCCGCCGGGGCGCGGGGGTAGAGCGTCCCCGCCCCGGCGAGCGGAGGTGGCGGTGGAGGAGGGACGGCGTGGAGGCGTGGCGGGCGGGCTGACCCGGGCAATCGTGGCGCTGCGCCACGTGGTGGTGCTGGCGTGGATCGCCGCCGCCGTCGCGGCCGTCGTGTGGCTCCCCCCGCTCGGGGGCTCGGACGGCACCGATCTGCCGCTGGCCGACGACGCGCCCCCGCTCGAGGCCGAGCGCCGCTCGGCGGAGACCTTCGGCGCGCCGCTGATCGCCCGCACCCAGGTGGTGGTGAGCCGTCCGGAGGGGCTCACGGCCGAGGAGCACGCCGAGCTCGCCCGCTTCGCCGTCGCCGTGACGCGGGGCGAGGTGCAGGGGTTCGAGGAGGTCGCCGCCGCGATCCCCGTGCCGAGCGCCGGGGCGCTCGCGCCCGGGGCGCAGGGCGAGCCGGCCTCGGTGCTGACCTACCTGCTGTTCGACGGCCTGCCGTCCATCCCGCTGCAGGTGACGCTCGGCGAGCGCTATCTCGAGCAGGCGCCGGTGCCCGACGGGGCGACCGCGGCGCTGACCGGCTCGACACCCGCCCGCGACCAGCAGCTGACCACGATCGAGGACCGCATGCCCTGGGTGGTGCTGATCACCCTCGCGCTGATCGTGGTCGTGGTGGCGCTGGTGTTCCGCTCGCCGGTGGCGCCGCTCGTCGTGCTCGGCGCCGCCGCGGTCGCCTACGTGGTCGACCTGCGCGTCATCGCCTGGGTCGGCGAGCGCACCGGCATCGCGGCCACGGACGACATCGAGCCGGTGGTCTCCGCCCTGCTGCTCGGCATCGTGACCGACTACGCGCTCTTCTACCTGTTCACCGCGCGCTCGCGCCTGCGCGCGGGCGAGGACGCGCGCGGGGCGGCGGCCGGCGCCGGGGCGCACGTGATGGCGATCGTGATGACGGCCGGCCTCATCACCGCCCTCGGCACGGCCTCGCTGCTGGTGGGGCGGCTCGATTTCTTCCGCGCCTTCGCGCCCGCGCTGGCGCTGACGGCGCTGGTGAGCGTGGCGGTGGCGGTGACGCTGCTGCCGGCGCTGCTGGCGATCCTCGGGCGGGCGGCCTTCTGGCCGGGCGGCGCCCGCGAGGAGGACCGGCCCCTCCGCCACCGGGCGCCGCTCGCGACGCGCCTGCTCACCACCCGCGGGGTGGCGGCCGGCGTCGCCCTGCTGGTGCTGGGAGGGCTCGGCACGGCGGCCTACCAGGTGGGCGACATGCGCCTGGGCCTGGGGCTGACCTCAGGCCTCGCGAGCGGCGCCGAGGCCGCGGCGGCCGGCTTCGCGCCGGGGGTCACCGCGCCGACCGAGGTGCTGATCGAGGGGCCGGGCGCCACCGACCCGGCCACCCTGGAGCGGCTCGGCGACGCGCTCGCGGGGCGCCCGGGGGTCGCCGACGTGCTCGGCCCCGGCGACCCGCTGCCCTCGCTCGCGCCCGAGGCCTTCGTCGATCCCACTCGCAGCGCGGCCCGCCTCGCCCTGGTGCTCGACTCGGCCCCCACCGAGCACCGGGCCATCGAGCACCTGGAGGCGATCGAGCGGGAGCTGCCGGCGATGCTGGCCGACGCGGGCGCGCCGGCGGCGCGGGCGTCGCTCGCGGGCGACACGGCGATCGCGTCGGCATCGATCCGCGCGATGGAGGACGAGCTGCTGCGGGTGGGCGCGGCCGCGCTCGTGGTGAACCTGCTGCTGCTGGCCCTGTTCCTGCGCGCGCTGGTCGCGCCGCTTTACCTGCTGGTGGCGAACGCCCTGAGCGTCGCCGCCACCCTCGGCATCGCGACGCTCGTGTTCCAGGACCTGCTCGACCAGGGCCAGCTCGTCTACTACGTGCCGTTCGCCAGCGCGGTGCTGCTGCTGGCGCTCGGCTCCGACTACAACGTGTTCCTGGTGGGCGGCATCTGGCGGGCGGCCGAGCGGCACGGGATCGTGCCCGGCATCCGCAGCGCCATGCCCCAGGCCTCGTTCACGATCACCGTCGCGGGCCTGGTGCTGGCCGGGAGCTTCGCGATGCTGGCGGTCGTGCCGGTGGACGCGCTGCGCCAGCTCGCCTTC harbors:
- a CDS encoding leucine zipper domain-containing protein; this translates as MTLHQNARTCPASRRLLCRRVEQEGWTLRAAAEAAGLSERRAREWLRRHRAGDRELCDRPSVAHQIAGRTPPEVEEAICALRELRFSGARIAAVLGLPERTVRAVLARAGLSRLAAPDAGEPARRYERPTPGELVHIDVKKLGRIERPGHRVHGDRTTRARGAGWEFLHVCVDDCTRLAYAEVLADERTDTFCAFLERARAHFAALGIGIRRLMTDG
- a CDS encoding IS110 family transposase; protein product: MRFIGMDVHRDACQVCIVDSEGAERQERIASRVDDLRRFAAGLQAQDVVAIEATGPAAAVARIIEPHAGQVVVVNPRRLGQIAARAKTDQIDARTLARLLAAGVLTGVWTPDEPTRALRRLVARRAAVVRARTRAKNEVHAVLSRNLCPRPPVTDAFGAAGRRWLEALELPEEEAITLAGCLRQIDALDVEVAELDRALARRLVGSPEARRLLSVPGVNIVVAATFLAHVGDVRRFPDARRLVGYLGLDPRVHQSGESTARGGHISKQGAGAVRQVLGQAAWRAARLPGPLRAFYERIGARRGPQVAATALARKLASLFWHLLTREEDYAFAMPSTVRRKRRALELAAGAAPHKGRSGPDGPWRPGPAQRAAEREVALGAEAAYRRMIADWGRTRGAGATTGERL
- a CDS encoding VWA domain-containing protein; protein product: MTGSSSGRRLARRGAALGAVLALGATATAHADITGTVRTPQGAPVPGVTVEAVAPDGTVAARDNTNHLGEFAIVSGTGLTTTPGPYTVTTSTLTCRTGAQGAATATNPQPVADGVLDLRMTLDARLHCAAREPEGAAVTGHVRLDRPQFVATPGGRFALDMLVPFEAPTLSVTTTGGRVLGTGVSRLGFRFRAPSRPGSYPLRLNWVSPEGTGGRSLGRLIVRRPAKPARTSVPQDVAVVIDTTGLLGNRGSGRARRADIVRAVTAASRRGDRVAGIAFAGTATTLFTRTTISSDRGGAALARRARAGRLSRVSGVDFGAGFAAAREALSARPLKPRTVKQIIFVTDGPHTLEQYDNGHLRLAVNGTPRSWPVCAIGYGGGVDRDAGRLLARIAKDTTGSFRRARTAAQLRAAVARCRADVRR
- a CDS encoding TIGR03619 family F420-dependent LLM class oxidoreductase, encoding MRTPAGCAPRRRLPACGSACTCPSSATRCRGPCSPPPARDAEDAGADDLWVSDHVLMPIGSERPPAVFHDALTTLTWAAAATRRAGLGTSVLVAPYRHPLLLAKALASLDALSGGRVVCGLASGWMASEFAALGVPFGERGRRTDETIAAMRALWRGEPAFRWRGATVEGHRLLPPPARPGGPPLWIGGDSDAGVACAARAGDAWHTTTWRPEKLAPRLRALDAALQAAGRRRGDLLVSVRVRADVAAVRDLAPRLAALGVDHLLVDPPALRPERLGDEVAELRRITA
- a CDS encoding MMPL family transporter, with product MEEGRRGGVAGGLTRAIVALRHVVVLAWIAAAVAAVVWLPPLGGSDGTDLPLADDAPPLEAERRSAETFGAPLIARTQVVVSRPEGLTAEEHAELARFAVAVTRGEVQGFEEVAAAIPVPSAGALAPGAQGEPASVLTYLLFDGLPSIPLQVTLGERYLEQAPVPDGATAALTGSTPARDQQLTTIEDRMPWVVLITLALIVVVVALVFRSPVAPLVVLGAAAVAYVVDLRVIAWVGERTGIAATDDIEPVVSALLLGIVTDYALFYLFTARSRLRAGEDARGAAAGAGAHVMAIVMTAGLITALGTASLLVGRLDFFRAFAPALALTALVSVAVAVTLLPALLAILGRAAFWPGGAREEDRPLRHRAPLATRLLTTRGVAAGVALLVLGGLGTAAYQVGDMRLGLGLTSGLASGAEAAAAGFAPGVTAPTEVLIEGPGATDPATLERLGDALAGRPGVADVLGPGDPLPSLAPEAFVDPTRSAARLALVLDSAPTEHRAIEHLEAIERELPAMLADAGAPAARASLAGDTAIASASIRAMEDELLRVGAAALVVNLLLLALFLRALVAPLYLLVANALSVAATLGIATLVFQDLLDQGQLVYYVPFASAVLLLALGSDYNVFLVGGIWRAAERHGIVPGIRSAMPQASFTITVAGLVLAGSFAMLAVVPVDALRQLAFVMGLGIAIDAFVVRPLLVPALITLFGRAGFWPGERPRTGRAEDPVGAGAEP